From a region of the Zerene cesonia ecotype Mississippi chromosome 11, Zerene_cesonia_1.1, whole genome shotgun sequence genome:
- the LOC119830231 gene encoding 1-acyl-sn-glycerol-3-phosphate acyltransferase alpha-like, with amino-acid sequence MLDALWKVLLVVVVIFFTKKISHSAARKIMFYFYFFVFYLTGSLLACVIWPYFLLNPKNVKNAKAAANILKYVTKLYDLKWELRNSEILAEERGAIIVSNHQSSLDVLGLFNIWNVVDKLTVIAKKEVFYVWPFGLAAYLAGVVFIDRKDTKGAYKQLRETSELMNRKTKIWLFPEGTRNKDYTKLLPFKKGAFSMAIAAQKPVIPVVFSPYYFINKSKYVFSKGHVVIQCLDPISTQGMTMDDVSRLTEKVHDVMEKAFINLSNEVFSSLPSDYPHTLKG; translated from the exons ATGTTGGACGCGTTGTGGAAAGTACTTCTTGTGGTTGtagtaatatttttcacaaagaAAATATCTCACAGTGCGgcaagaaaaataatgttttatttctactttTTCGTCTTCTATCTTACAGGAAGTCTATTAGCATGTGTAATTTGGCCATACTTTTTACTCAATccgaaaaatgtaaaaaatgcgAA AGCAGCAgctaacattttaaaatatgttacaaaaCTTTATGATCTAAAATGGGAATTGAGAAATAGTGAAATTCTAGCGGAAGAACGCGGAGCTATAATTGTCTCCAATCATCAGTCATCTCTTGACGTACTAG GACTCTTCAACATATGGAATGTGGTAGATAAGCTAACAGTAATCGCTAAGAAAgaagtattttatgtatggCCGTTCGGACTTGCGGCTTATCTTGCTGGTGTCGTCTTCATAGACAGAAAAGATACGAAGGGAGCATATAAGCAACTGAGAGAAACCTCGGAACTTATGAATAGAAAG aCAAAGATATGGTTGTTTCCGGAAGGCACTCGAAATAAGGACTACACAAAATTATTGCCTTTTAAAAAAGGCGCATTTTCTATGGCAATAGCTGCCCAAAAACCAGTTATCCCAGTTGTTTTTTCaccatattatttcataaataaaagcaaatatgTCTTCAGCAAAG GTCACGTTGTGATCCAATGCCTTGATCCCATATCCACGCAAGGAATGACGATGGATGACGTGTCGAGACTGACAGAAAAGGTCCATGATGTAATGGaaaaagcttttataaatctatctaATGAAGTTTTTAGCTCTCTACCATCAGACTACCCTCATACTTTAAAAGGATAA